The Bos javanicus breed banteng chromosome 18, ARS-OSU_banteng_1.0, whole genome shotgun sequence genome has a segment encoding these proteins:
- the LRFN3 gene encoding leucine-rich repeat and fibronectin type-III domain-containing protein 3 isoform X1, which translates to MSLHKSLPRTLWTFGQPCPSLTSSSPADGISSRPPLPAMAVLPLLLCLLPLAPASSPPQPASPSPCPRRCRCQTQSLPLSVLCPGAGLLFVPPSLDRRAAELRLADNFIATVRRRDLANMTGLLHLSLSRNTIRHVAAGAFSDLRALRALHLDGNRLTSLGEGQLRGLVNLRHLILSNNQLAALAAGALDDCAETLEDLDLSYNNLEQLPWEALGRLGNVNTLGLDHNLLASVPAGAFSRLHKLARLDMTSNRLTTIPPDPLFSRLPLLARPRGSPASALVLAFGGNPLHCNCELVWLRRLAREDDLEACASPPALGGRYFWAVGEEEFVCEPPVVTHRSPPLAVPAGRPAALRCRAVGDPEPRVRWVSPQGRLLGNSSRARAFPNGTLELLVTEPGDGGIFTCIAANAAGEATAAVELTVGPPPPPQLANSTSCDPPRDGEPDALTPPSAASASASAKAAEAGPPTDRGVQVTEHGATAALIQWPDQRPIPGIRMYQIQYNSSADDILVYRMIPAESSSFLLTDLASGRTYDLCVLAVYEDSATGLTATRPVGCNRFSTEPALRPCGAPHAPFLGGTMIIALGGVIVASVLVFIFVLLMRYKVHGGQPPGKTKASAPVSSVCSQTNGALGPMPAPPAPEPTAPRAHTVVQLDCEPWGPSHEPMGP; encoded by the exons ATGTCCCTTCACAAGAGTCTACCTCGAACACTGTGGACATTTGGCCAGCCCTGCCCCTCTCTGACCTCCTCATCCCCAGCTGATGGCATCTCCAG CAGGCCGCCCCTGCCCGCGATGGCCGTCCTCCCGCTGCTCCTCTGCCTGCTGCCGCTGGCCCCTGCCTCATCTCCACCCCAGCCAGCCTCACCCAGCCCGTGTCCCCGGCGCTGCCGCTGCCAGACACAGTCCCTGCCCCTAAGCGTGCTGTGCCCGGGGGCAGGCCTCCTTTTCGTGCCACCCTCGCTGGACCGTCGGGCGGCCGAGCTGCGCCTGGCGGACAACTTCATCGCGACTGTGCGGCGCCGGGACCTGGCCAACATGACAGGCCTGCTGCACCTGAGCTTGTCCCGCAACACCATCCGCCACGTGGCCGCCGGCGCCTTCTCAGACCTGCGTGCCCTGCGCGCGCTGCACCTGGATGGCAACCGGCTGACCTCGCTGGGCGAGGGGCAGCTGCGCGGCCTGGTCAACCTGCGCCACCTCATCCTGAGCAACAACCAGCTGGCGGCCCTGGCGGCCGGGGCCCTGGACGACTGCGCCGAGACACTGGAGGACCTCGACCTCTCCTACAACAACCTGGAGCAGCTGCCCTGGGAGGCGCTGGGCCGCCTGGGCAACGTCAATACGCTGGGCCTCGACCACAACCTGCTGGCTTCCGTGCCCGCCGGCGCCTTTTCCCGCCTGCACAAGCTGGCACGGCTGGACATGACCTCCAACCGCCTGACCACCATCCCGCCGGACCCGCTCTTCTCCCGCCTGCCGCTGCTGGCCCGGCCCCGCGGCTCACCTGCTTCCGCCTTGGTGCTGGCCTTCGGCGGCAACCCCCTGCACTGCAACTGTGAGCTGGTGTGGCTGCGGCGGCTGGCGCGGGAGGATGACCTGGAGGCCTGCGCCTCCCCGCCAGCCCTGGGTGGCCGCTACTTCTGGGCAGTGGGCGAGGAGGAGTTTGTGTGCGAGCCCCCCGTGGTGACCCACCGCTCACCGCCCCTGGCTGTGCCTGCTGGTCGGCCAGCCGCCCTGCGCTGCCGGGCGGTGGGGGACCCCGAGCCCCGCGTGCGGTGGGTGTCACCCCAGGGCCGGCTGCTGGGCAACTCCAGCCGAGCGCGCGCCTTCCCCAACGGGACACTGGAGCTGCTGGTCACCGAGCCGGGAGATGGCGGCATCTTCACGTGCATCGCAGCCAACGCAGCTGGCGAGGCCACAGCTGCTGTTGAGCTGACCGTGGGTCCCCCACCGCCCCCTCAGCTAGCCAACAGCACCAGCTGTGACCCCCCgcgggacggggagcctgatgccCTCACCCCGCCCTCTGCTgcttctgcctctgcctctgccaAGGCGGCTGAGGCTGGGCCCCCTACTGACCGTGGTGTCCAGGTGACGGAGCATGGTGCCACAGCGGCTCTCATCCAGTGGCCAGATCAGCGGCCTATCCCGGGCATCCGCATGTACCAGATCCAGTACAACAGCTCAGCCGACGACATCCTCGTGTACAG AATGATCCCGGCCGAGAGCAGCTCCTTCCTGTTGACGGACCTGGCGTCAGGCCGCACCTACGATCTGTGCGTGCTCGCCGTGTACGAGGACAGCGCCACGGGGCTGACCGCCACACGGCCGGTGGGCTGCAACCGTTTCTCCACCGAGCCGGCGCTGCGGCCCTGCGGGGCCCCACATGCGCCCTTCCTGGGCGGCACCATGATCATCGCGCTGGGGGGTGTCATCGTGGCCTCTGTCCTGGTCTTCATCTTCGTGCTGCTCATGCGCTACAAGGTGCACGGCGGCCAACCCCCCGGCAAGACCAAGGCTTCCGCGCCTGTCAGCAGCGTGTGCTCCCAAACCAACGGCGCCCTGGGCCCCATGCCGGCCCCGCCGGCCCCTGAGCCCACTGCACCCAGGGCCCACACCGTGGTCCAGCTGGACTGTGAGCCGTGGGGGCCCAGCCACGAACCCATGGGACCCTAG
- the LRFN3 gene encoding leucine-rich repeat and fibronectin type-III domain-containing protein 3 isoform X2, producing the protein MSLHKSLPRTLWTFGQPCPSLTSSSPADGISRPPLPAMAVLPLLLCLLPLAPASSPPQPASPSPCPRRCRCQTQSLPLSVLCPGAGLLFVPPSLDRRAAELRLADNFIATVRRRDLANMTGLLHLSLSRNTIRHVAAGAFSDLRALRALHLDGNRLTSLGEGQLRGLVNLRHLILSNNQLAALAAGALDDCAETLEDLDLSYNNLEQLPWEALGRLGNVNTLGLDHNLLASVPAGAFSRLHKLARLDMTSNRLTTIPPDPLFSRLPLLARPRGSPASALVLAFGGNPLHCNCELVWLRRLAREDDLEACASPPALGGRYFWAVGEEEFVCEPPVVTHRSPPLAVPAGRPAALRCRAVGDPEPRVRWVSPQGRLLGNSSRARAFPNGTLELLVTEPGDGGIFTCIAANAAGEATAAVELTVGPPPPPQLANSTSCDPPRDGEPDALTPPSAASASASAKAAEAGPPTDRGVQVTEHGATAALIQWPDQRPIPGIRMYQIQYNSSADDILVYRMIPAESSSFLLTDLASGRTYDLCVLAVYEDSATGLTATRPVGCNRFSTEPALRPCGAPHAPFLGGTMIIALGGVIVASVLVFIFVLLMRYKVHGGQPPGKTKASAPVSSVCSQTNGALGPMPAPPAPEPTAPRAHTVVQLDCEPWGPSHEPMGP; encoded by the exons ATGTCCCTTCACAAGAGTCTACCTCGAACACTGTGGACATTTGGCCAGCCCTGCCCCTCTCTGACCTCCTCATCCCCAGCTGATGGCATCTCCAG GCCGCCCCTGCCCGCGATGGCCGTCCTCCCGCTGCTCCTCTGCCTGCTGCCGCTGGCCCCTGCCTCATCTCCACCCCAGCCAGCCTCACCCAGCCCGTGTCCCCGGCGCTGCCGCTGCCAGACACAGTCCCTGCCCCTAAGCGTGCTGTGCCCGGGGGCAGGCCTCCTTTTCGTGCCACCCTCGCTGGACCGTCGGGCGGCCGAGCTGCGCCTGGCGGACAACTTCATCGCGACTGTGCGGCGCCGGGACCTGGCCAACATGACAGGCCTGCTGCACCTGAGCTTGTCCCGCAACACCATCCGCCACGTGGCCGCCGGCGCCTTCTCAGACCTGCGTGCCCTGCGCGCGCTGCACCTGGATGGCAACCGGCTGACCTCGCTGGGCGAGGGGCAGCTGCGCGGCCTGGTCAACCTGCGCCACCTCATCCTGAGCAACAACCAGCTGGCGGCCCTGGCGGCCGGGGCCCTGGACGACTGCGCCGAGACACTGGAGGACCTCGACCTCTCCTACAACAACCTGGAGCAGCTGCCCTGGGAGGCGCTGGGCCGCCTGGGCAACGTCAATACGCTGGGCCTCGACCACAACCTGCTGGCTTCCGTGCCCGCCGGCGCCTTTTCCCGCCTGCACAAGCTGGCACGGCTGGACATGACCTCCAACCGCCTGACCACCATCCCGCCGGACCCGCTCTTCTCCCGCCTGCCGCTGCTGGCCCGGCCCCGCGGCTCACCTGCTTCCGCCTTGGTGCTGGCCTTCGGCGGCAACCCCCTGCACTGCAACTGTGAGCTGGTGTGGCTGCGGCGGCTGGCGCGGGAGGATGACCTGGAGGCCTGCGCCTCCCCGCCAGCCCTGGGTGGCCGCTACTTCTGGGCAGTGGGCGAGGAGGAGTTTGTGTGCGAGCCCCCCGTGGTGACCCACCGCTCACCGCCCCTGGCTGTGCCTGCTGGTCGGCCAGCCGCCCTGCGCTGCCGGGCGGTGGGGGACCCCGAGCCCCGCGTGCGGTGGGTGTCACCCCAGGGCCGGCTGCTGGGCAACTCCAGCCGAGCGCGCGCCTTCCCCAACGGGACACTGGAGCTGCTGGTCACCGAGCCGGGAGATGGCGGCATCTTCACGTGCATCGCAGCCAACGCAGCTGGCGAGGCCACAGCTGCTGTTGAGCTGACCGTGGGTCCCCCACCGCCCCCTCAGCTAGCCAACAGCACCAGCTGTGACCCCCCgcgggacggggagcctgatgccCTCACCCCGCCCTCTGCTgcttctgcctctgcctctgccaAGGCGGCTGAGGCTGGGCCCCCTACTGACCGTGGTGTCCAGGTGACGGAGCATGGTGCCACAGCGGCTCTCATCCAGTGGCCAGATCAGCGGCCTATCCCGGGCATCCGCATGTACCAGATCCAGTACAACAGCTCAGCCGACGACATCCTCGTGTACAG AATGATCCCGGCCGAGAGCAGCTCCTTCCTGTTGACGGACCTGGCGTCAGGCCGCACCTACGATCTGTGCGTGCTCGCCGTGTACGAGGACAGCGCCACGGGGCTGACCGCCACACGGCCGGTGGGCTGCAACCGTTTCTCCACCGAGCCGGCGCTGCGGCCCTGCGGGGCCCCACATGCGCCCTTCCTGGGCGGCACCATGATCATCGCGCTGGGGGGTGTCATCGTGGCCTCTGTCCTGGTCTTCATCTTCGTGCTGCTCATGCGCTACAAGGTGCACGGCGGCCAACCCCCCGGCAAGACCAAGGCTTCCGCGCCTGTCAGCAGCGTGTGCTCCCAAACCAACGGCGCCCTGGGCCCCATGCCGGCCCCGCCGGCCCCTGAGCCCACTGCACCCAGGGCCCACACCGTGGTCCAGCTGGACTGTGAGCCGTGGGGGCCCAGCCACGAACCCATGGGACCCTAG
- the SDHAF1 gene encoding succinate dehydrogenase assembly factor 1, mitochondrial gives MRREGAAKLGAGGGSSYGCVSPLLPPVHGRRSVPRGPAATMSRHSRLQRQVLSLYRELLRAGRGKPGAEARVRAEFRQHACLPRSDVLRIEYLYRRGRRQLQMLRSGHATAMGAFVRTRGPTEESNGAGAPGTLSGEGDDPRKPLDSLRTPKTPLDGR, from the coding sequence ATGAGGCGCGAAGGCGCCGCAAAGCTGGGAGCGGGAGGCGGAAGTTCCTATGGCTGTGTTTCACCGCTTCTCCCGCCTGTGCACGGGCGCCGCTCCGTGCCCCGCGGCCCAGCTGCTACCATGAGCCGGCACAGCCGGTTGCAGAGGCAAGTTCTGAGCCTGTACCGCGAACTGTTGCGCGCTGGGCGCGGGAAGCCGGGCGCCGAGGCACGGGTGCGGGCGGAGTTCCGGCAGCACGCCTGCCTGCCACGCTCCGACGTACTGCGCATCGAGTACCTGTACCGCCGCGGTCGGCGCCAGCTCCAGATGCTACGCTCGGGCCACGCCACGGCCATGGGGGCCTTCGTGCGTACGCGGGGCCCGACCGAGGAGTCCAACGGCGCGGGGGCCCCAGGGACCCTGTCTGGTGAAGGTGACGACCCGAGGAAACCGCTAGACAGCCTGAGGACACCGAAGACCCCGCTGGATGGACGGTGA
- the LRFN3 gene encoding leucine-rich repeat and fibronectin type-III domain-containing protein 3 isoform X3 — protein sequence MAVLPLLLCLLPLAPASSPPQPASPSPCPRRCRCQTQSLPLSVLCPGAGLLFVPPSLDRRAAELRLADNFIATVRRRDLANMTGLLHLSLSRNTIRHVAAGAFSDLRALRALHLDGNRLTSLGEGQLRGLVNLRHLILSNNQLAALAAGALDDCAETLEDLDLSYNNLEQLPWEALGRLGNVNTLGLDHNLLASVPAGAFSRLHKLARLDMTSNRLTTIPPDPLFSRLPLLARPRGSPASALVLAFGGNPLHCNCELVWLRRLAREDDLEACASPPALGGRYFWAVGEEEFVCEPPVVTHRSPPLAVPAGRPAALRCRAVGDPEPRVRWVSPQGRLLGNSSRARAFPNGTLELLVTEPGDGGIFTCIAANAAGEATAAVELTVGPPPPPQLANSTSCDPPRDGEPDALTPPSAASASASAKAAEAGPPTDRGVQVTEHGATAALIQWPDQRPIPGIRMYQIQYNSSADDILVYRMIPAESSSFLLTDLASGRTYDLCVLAVYEDSATGLTATRPVGCNRFSTEPALRPCGAPHAPFLGGTMIIALGGVIVASVLVFIFVLLMRYKVHGGQPPGKTKASAPVSSVCSQTNGALGPMPAPPAPEPTAPRAHTVVQLDCEPWGPSHEPMGP from the exons ATGGCCGTCCTCCCGCTGCTCCTCTGCCTGCTGCCGCTGGCCCCTGCCTCATCTCCACCCCAGCCAGCCTCACCCAGCCCGTGTCCCCGGCGCTGCCGCTGCCAGACACAGTCCCTGCCCCTAAGCGTGCTGTGCCCGGGGGCAGGCCTCCTTTTCGTGCCACCCTCGCTGGACCGTCGGGCGGCCGAGCTGCGCCTGGCGGACAACTTCATCGCGACTGTGCGGCGCCGGGACCTGGCCAACATGACAGGCCTGCTGCACCTGAGCTTGTCCCGCAACACCATCCGCCACGTGGCCGCCGGCGCCTTCTCAGACCTGCGTGCCCTGCGCGCGCTGCACCTGGATGGCAACCGGCTGACCTCGCTGGGCGAGGGGCAGCTGCGCGGCCTGGTCAACCTGCGCCACCTCATCCTGAGCAACAACCAGCTGGCGGCCCTGGCGGCCGGGGCCCTGGACGACTGCGCCGAGACACTGGAGGACCTCGACCTCTCCTACAACAACCTGGAGCAGCTGCCCTGGGAGGCGCTGGGCCGCCTGGGCAACGTCAATACGCTGGGCCTCGACCACAACCTGCTGGCTTCCGTGCCCGCCGGCGCCTTTTCCCGCCTGCACAAGCTGGCACGGCTGGACATGACCTCCAACCGCCTGACCACCATCCCGCCGGACCCGCTCTTCTCCCGCCTGCCGCTGCTGGCCCGGCCCCGCGGCTCACCTGCTTCCGCCTTGGTGCTGGCCTTCGGCGGCAACCCCCTGCACTGCAACTGTGAGCTGGTGTGGCTGCGGCGGCTGGCGCGGGAGGATGACCTGGAGGCCTGCGCCTCCCCGCCAGCCCTGGGTGGCCGCTACTTCTGGGCAGTGGGCGAGGAGGAGTTTGTGTGCGAGCCCCCCGTGGTGACCCACCGCTCACCGCCCCTGGCTGTGCCTGCTGGTCGGCCAGCCGCCCTGCGCTGCCGGGCGGTGGGGGACCCCGAGCCCCGCGTGCGGTGGGTGTCACCCCAGGGCCGGCTGCTGGGCAACTCCAGCCGAGCGCGCGCCTTCCCCAACGGGACACTGGAGCTGCTGGTCACCGAGCCGGGAGATGGCGGCATCTTCACGTGCATCGCAGCCAACGCAGCTGGCGAGGCCACAGCTGCTGTTGAGCTGACCGTGGGTCCCCCACCGCCCCCTCAGCTAGCCAACAGCACCAGCTGTGACCCCCCgcgggacggggagcctgatgccCTCACCCCGCCCTCTGCTgcttctgcctctgcctctgccaAGGCGGCTGAGGCTGGGCCCCCTACTGACCGTGGTGTCCAGGTGACGGAGCATGGTGCCACAGCGGCTCTCATCCAGTGGCCAGATCAGCGGCCTATCCCGGGCATCCGCATGTACCAGATCCAGTACAACAGCTCAGCCGACGACATCCTCGTGTACAG AATGATCCCGGCCGAGAGCAGCTCCTTCCTGTTGACGGACCTGGCGTCAGGCCGCACCTACGATCTGTGCGTGCTCGCCGTGTACGAGGACAGCGCCACGGGGCTGACCGCCACACGGCCGGTGGGCTGCAACCGTTTCTCCACCGAGCCGGCGCTGCGGCCCTGCGGGGCCCCACATGCGCCCTTCCTGGGCGGCACCATGATCATCGCGCTGGGGGGTGTCATCGTGGCCTCTGTCCTGGTCTTCATCTTCGTGCTGCTCATGCGCTACAAGGTGCACGGCGGCCAACCCCCCGGCAAGACCAAGGCTTCCGCGCCTGTCAGCAGCGTGTGCTCCCAAACCAACGGCGCCCTGGGCCCCATGCCGGCCCCGCCGGCCCCTGAGCCCACTGCACCCAGGGCCCACACCGTGGTCCAGCTGGACTGTGAGCCGTGGGGGCCCAGCCACGAACCCATGGGACCCTAG